The following are encoded together in the Candidatus Methylomirabilis oxygeniifera genome:
- a CDS encoding protein of unknown function (Evidence 5 : No homology to any previously reported sequences), whose translation MSHPLRQDMMQNEIDMCGREGGGRLGDASPFSQRDAYRARPLSAFRIIALILFQLVIVITFSGWLVC comes from the coding sequence TTGTCTCACCCGCTGAGACAAGACATGATGCAAAATGAGATTGATATGTGTGGTAGAGAAGGGGGAGGCCGTCTTGGGGACGCCTCCCCCTTCTCGCAACGCGATGCCTACAGAGCTCGGCCCCTGTCAGCCTTCAGAATAATCGCTCTTATTTTGTTCCAGCTTGTGATTGTTATCACATTTTCTGGATGGTTGGTGTGCTAA
- a CDS encoding GAF modulated sigma54 specific transcriptional regulator, Fis family (fragment), giving the protein MSPPMPSGVPAGRQGTPQESTRMTRMRKVRFEPLGITIECDDTESVLQVALRQGLRLVDYRCADGECGGCKARLRSGQAHLVAPPDHVLSASEQAQGHVLLCRTHVQSDLVIELLAGSLLAPPLPDVPPARAAEALLGPLTAAAELLSDGLLVLDPQGQVLLCNRAAAHLLQLDPARPSVAAIPELAEVGRTLLTRAPSSPQEVKVYCGRSGRLLTAWGLALRHGSQVVAAAVLFPTARLEPPVPRKPKAIVVGAKYTFADLVGQSAAFRNATKIGLIAAGNTLSVLITGESGTGKEMLAHAIHASSPRAPKPFIAVNCGAIPRELIESELFGYEDGTFTGARKGGRSGRFEEAQGGTLFLDEVSECSPSTQVALLRVLEQQELTRLGSGQPVPLDVRIIAATNKDLLKEVAKGLFREDLYYRLNVISIHLPPLRERREDIPLLAASFLADVAAALHCPDLRFTEEALRALALTPYPWPGNVRELRNVLQQVGVLLPRPEIRWDDFPEAIRTLRGEASERPEPGGWLAQTERQLICQIVQQCAGNLSQAAAQLGISRSTLYRKLEQFGLKRQTQIDSV; this is encoded by the coding sequence AGGGCCTGCGCCTGGTCGATTACCGCTGCGCGGACGGCGAGTGCGGGGGCTGTAAGGCCCGCCTCCGCAGCGGCCAGGCCCACCTGGTCGCGCCGCCGGATCACGTGCTCTCCGCCAGCGAGCAGGCCCAGGGCCACGTCCTGCTCTGCCGCACCCACGTCCAAAGCGATCTGGTGATCGAGCTCTTAGCCGGCTCGCTCCTCGCCCCGCCGTTGCCCGACGTCCCGCCGGCGCGCGCTGCCGAGGCGCTGCTGGGGCCGCTCACCGCCGCCGCGGAGTTGCTCAGCGACGGCCTGCTGGTGCTGGATCCGCAGGGGCAGGTGCTGCTGTGCAATCGGGCCGCCGCGCACCTGCTGCAGCTCGACCCCGCCCGGCCCTCCGTCGCGGCGATCCCGGAGCTGGCCGAGGTCGGCCGCACCCTGCTGACCCGTGCCCCCTCCAGCCCCCAGGAGGTCAAGGTCTACTGCGGGCGCAGCGGCCGGCTCCTTACGGCCTGGGGCCTGGCGCTCCGGCACGGCTCGCAGGTGGTCGCCGCCGCCGTGCTCTTTCCGACCGCCCGACTGGAGCCGCCCGTCCCCCGCAAGCCCAAGGCGATCGTGGTGGGGGCCAAGTACACCTTTGCCGATCTGGTGGGGCAGTCCGCCGCCTTCCGCAACGCGACCAAGATCGGCCTCATCGCCGCCGGCAACACCCTCTCCGTCCTCATCACCGGGGAATCGGGGACCGGGAAAGAGATGCTCGCGCATGCGATCCACGCCAGCTCCCCCCGCGCCCCCAAGCCGTTCATCGCGGTCAACTGCGGTGCCATCCCCCGGGAGCTGATCGAGTCTGAGCTGTTCGGCTATGAAGACGGCACCTTTACCGGCGCGCGCAAAGGCGGCCGGTCGGGCCGGTTCGAAGAGGCCCAGGGCGGCACCCTCTTCCTCGATGAGGTCAGCGAGTGCTCGCCCAGCACCCAGGTGGCGCTCCTGCGGGTGCTGGAGCAGCAGGAGCTCACCCGACTAGGGAGCGGCCAGCCGGTCCCCCTCGATGTCCGCATCATCGCCGCGACCAATAAAGACCTGCTCAAAGAGGTGGCCAAGGGGCTGTTTCGGGAGGACCTGTACTACCGGCTCAATGTCATTTCGATCCACCTGCCGCCCTTGCGGGAGCGGCGGGAGGATATCCCCCTGCTGGCGGCCTCCTTCCTGGCCGATGTCGCCGCCGCCTTGCACTGCCCGGACCTGCGCTTTACGGAGGAGGCGCTGCGCGCGCTCGCGCTCACCCCGTATCCGTGGCCCGGCAATGTCCGGGAGCTGCGCAATGTCCTGCAGCAGGTGGGCGTGCTCCTGCCGCGGCCCGAGATCCGCTGGGACGACTTTCCCGAGGCGATTCGCACCCTGCGCGGGGAGGCCTCCGAGCGGCCGGAGCCCGGCGGCTGGCTCGCGCAGACCGAACGGCAGCTCATCTGTCAGATCGTCCAGCAATGTGCGGGGAATTTGTCGCAGGCCGCGGCCCAGCTCGGCATCTCCCGCAGTACGCTGTATCGCAAACTGGAGCAGTTTGGTCTGAAACGACAGACGCAGATTGACTCAGTCTGA
- a CDS encoding protein of unknown function (Evidence 5 : No homology to any previously reported sequences) yields the protein MSVVSDQGRIGKKRINPHIAVTKAWCCLCTIGAVGLAHQPSRKCDNNHKLEQNKSDYSEG from the coding sequence TTGAGCGTTGTGTCGGACCAGGGGAGAATCGGGAAGAAGCGAATAAACCCACACATTGCAGTTACAAAAGCATGGTGTTGTCTATGCACTATTGGTGCCGTGGGGTTAGCACACCAACCATCCAGAAAATGTGATAACAATCACAAGCTGGAACAAAATAAGAGCGATTATTCTGAAGGCTGA
- a CDS encoding exported protein of unknown function (Evidence 5 : No homology to any previously reported sequences), producing the protein MKILGTHVGKTGWTAVALLLFMPLFSLFIGNAEGQTRSELNQLKQELQMLRNEVQTKNNMINRMQQRLEALETKMQAEVPRPVEEKMTALKEEMKTELAAKAASSGLSGGQVFFKGGFVRMDHPRSNSLLTAQSDSGDKDGWQVGGGVDLPIMTIFNSTLLGEIYVEYIQTQKTKGDSPVEVEPGAPGKKLAEKRGLENILTVGVAPKIRFDNLGSIRPWLAPYRPWIMPVGLTFNVNTPVNKAITNISVGGVSGFGAERLFWNNRVSLGVDFRYYWGPDIPDENLRHFTTGGYVGLNF; encoded by the coding sequence GTGAAAATCTTAGGGACACATGTGGGCAAGACGGGCTGGACTGCGGTCGCACTTTTATTGTTTATGCCATTGTTTTCTCTCTTCATAGGGAATGCGGAAGGACAAACTCGCAGTGAACTGAACCAACTGAAGCAGGAGTTACAAATGCTGCGAAACGAAGTTCAAACGAAGAACAATATGATTAACCGGATGCAGCAGCGTTTAGAGGCACTCGAGACGAAGATGCAGGCGGAAGTTCCGCGTCCCGTGGAAGAGAAAATGACCGCTCTGAAGGAGGAGATGAAGACTGAGTTGGCCGCGAAGGCGGCAAGCTCCGGACTGTCTGGGGGGCAGGTCTTCTTTAAGGGTGGATTTGTCCGCATGGATCATCCGCGGAGCAATTCACTCTTGACGGCCCAAAGCGATTCCGGCGATAAAGACGGTTGGCAGGTCGGAGGCGGAGTGGACCTGCCTATAATGACGATCTTCAACAGTACGCTTCTTGGGGAAATCTATGTTGAATATATTCAGACCCAGAAGACGAAAGGTGATTCGCCTGTCGAGGTAGAACCGGGAGCCCCGGGAAAGAAGCTCGCGGAGAAGAGGGGATTGGAAAACATTCTGACCGTGGGTGTCGCCCCAAAAATCCGGTTCGACAACCTGGGCTCCATCCGACCCTGGCTGGCCCCCTATCGGCCCTGGATTATGCCTGTCGGCCTGACCTTCAATGTAAATACCCCCGTCAATAAGGCCATTACCAACATCAGCGTGGGTGGAGTCAGCGGATTTGGCGCTGAACGGCTTTTCTGGAACAACCGGGTTAGTCTTGGCGTCGACTTCCGCTACTATTGGGGTCCTGATATCCCGGATGAAAACCTCCGACACTTTACCACTGGGGGCTATGTCGGGCTCAATTTCTAA
- a CDS encoding protein of unknown function (Evidence 5 : No homology to any previously reported sequences), with translation MGRIGLDALITRVTAGSPHNYN, from the coding sequence GTGGGGCGAATTGGACTCGACGCTCTTATCACCCGTGTTACAGCGGGCAGCCCGCACAATTATAATTAA